From a region of the Zingiber officinale cultivar Zhangliang chromosome 4B, Zo_v1.1, whole genome shotgun sequence genome:
- the LOC121977080 gene encoding stearoyl-[acyl-carrier-protein] 9-desaturase, chloroplastic-like: MNTSPEGKIVILCRLSLTIKVHSARFLSRTECVATPLAVRLPGGLDPPGRGVEARFDLTDAAASMASMAYRVAFRAEPFRCFPQAGGGRSARSSRAPVASTVRCASTRIDAPKKPFTPRELHVQVTHSMPPQNIEIFKSLEDWAENNILVHLKPVEKCWQPQDFLPEPSSEGFYEEVKELRERSKEIPDDYFVCLIGDMITEEALPTYQTMLNTLDGVRDETGASLTSWAVWTRAWTAEENRHGDLLNKYLYLSGRVDMKQIEKTIQYLIGSGMDPRTENNPYLGFIYTSFQERATFISHGNTARLAKEHGDLKLAQICGIIASDEKRHETAYTKIVEKLFEIDPNGIVLAFADMMKKKISMPAHLMYDGHDANLFENFSAVAQQLGVYTAKDYADILEFLVTRWKVGELTGLSGEGNQAQDFVCTLALRIRRLEERAQGRAKKAPAIPFSWIYGREIQL; this comes from the exons ATGAACACATCGCCGGAGGGCAAAATTGTAATTTTGTGCCGCCTCTCTCTGACGATAAAAGTCCATTCCGCTCGCTTTCTTTCTCGCACCGAGTGCGTCGCCACCCCCCTCGCCGTCCGTCTGCCAGGAGGACTGGACCCTCCGGGAAGAGGAGTAGAAGCACGATTCGATCTCACAGACGCGGCGGCCTCAATGGCTTCGATGGCTTATCGGGTGGCGTTTCGGGCGGAGCCCTTCCGCTGCTTCCCTCAAGCCGGCGGCGGGCGGAGCGCCAGATCTTCCAGGGCGCCGGTGGCCTCCACCGTACGCTGCGCCTCCACCAG GATAGACGCTCCAAAAAAGCCCTTTACCCCTCGTGAGTTACATGTTCAAGTTACTCATTCCATGCCACCCCAAAATATCGAGATTTTCAAATCATTAGAGGATTGGGCAGAGAACAACATATTGGTGCACCTGAAGCCTGTTGAGAAATGTTGGCAACCACAAGATTTTCTTCCAGAACCTTCATCAGAGGGCTTCTATGAGGAGGTTAAAGAGCTGAGAGAGCGCTCTAAGGAGATTCCTGATGATTATTTTGTTTGCTTGATTGGAGATATGATTACAGAAGAAGCTCTTCCCACGTACCAAACAATGCTAAACACCCTTGATGGCGTCAGAGATGAAACCGGTGCAAGCCTTACTTCGTGGGCAGTCTGGACCAGAGCATGGACTGCTGAAGAAAACAGACATGGTGATCTTCTTAACAAGTACCTATACTTGTCTGGAAGAGTGGACATGAAACAAATTGAGAAGACGATTCAATATCTTATCGGTTCTGGAATG GACCCCAGGACAGAGAACAACCCATATCTCGGTTTCATCTATACTTCATTCCAGGAACGAGCGACGTTTATATCCCATGGGAATACTGCGAGGCTTGCTAAGGAGCATGGGGATCTCAAATTGGCACAGATATGTGGAATAATTGCATCCGACGAGAAACGCCACGAAACAGCATACACTAAGATAGTTGAGAAACTGTTTGAGATAGATCCAAATGGTATTGTTCTTGCATTTGCTGacatgatgaagaagaagatctcGATGCCTGCTCATCTGATGTACGATGGCCACGACGCTAACCTCTTTGAGAACTTCTCAGCAGTAGCCCAGCAGCTGGGTGTCTACACTGCCAAGGACTACGCAGACATCCTGGAGTTCCTTGTCACAAGGTGGAAAGTAGGCGAGTTGACAGGCCTCTCTGGTGAAGGGAACCAAGCCCAGGACTTTGTGTGTACTTTAGCTCTGAGGATCAGAAGGCTCGAGGAGCGAGCGCAGGGAAGGGCCAAGAAAGCACCTGCCATACCTTTCAGTTGGATTTATGGCAGAGAAATCCAGCTATAA
- the LOC121977081 gene encoding uncharacterized protein LOC121977081 isoform X3, with protein sequence MKKQLPDSIGGKMARDLDLNSLPVEWYLLEGTSAAFEPYHTAGQQQESSAQPISIIDVEGIQDENLTLSSSGGFPMGTHHTKGKQPVTVIIDVDLELNLSRSGFFPLMPTYFSVMAEEQVARSSFNAHKRPLIRSPSRKSIDCDAYIDLEEGHGTKRKISPEPNLVKVLEKPFTCPICMEELIEAASTICGHIFCMACTKLSIRTQKKCPSCRRKLNMKNFHRVYLPN encoded by the exons AGAAACAGTTGCCGGATAGTATTGGAGGCAAGATGGCTCGGGATCTAGACCTTAACTCTCTTCCTGTAGAGTGGTATCTCTTGGAGGGGACTTCTGCTGCTTTTGAACCCTATCATACTGCTGGACAGCAACAAGAATCTTCTGCCCAACCAATTTCTATCATTGATGTAGAAGGGATACAGGACGAAAATCTTACTCTTTCATCCTCAGGAGGCTTTCCCATG GGGACACATCATACCAAAGGGAAACAGCCAGTGACAGTGATCATAGATGTTGATCTGGAGTTGAATCTGAGCAGATCAG gtttctttcctttgatgCCCACCTATTTTTCAGTCATGGCAGAGGAACAAGTTGCGCGCTCATCATTTAATGCTCACAAGAGACCACTTATCCGTTCACCTAGCAGGAAAAGTATCGATTGTGATGCGTATATTGATTTGGAAGAAGGGCATGGCACTAAG AGGAAGATATCCCCTGAGCCCAATCTGGTGAAAGTATTGGAAAAGCCCTTCACCTGCCCGATCTGCATGGAGGAGTTGATCGAAGCGGCATCAACTATTTGCGGGCATATTTTTTGTATGGCCTGCACCAAGCTCTCTATCCGGACACAGAAAAAATGCCCAAGTTGCAGGAGGAAACTTAACATGAAAAATTTCCACCGTGTTTATCTTCCTAATTAG
- the LOC121977081 gene encoding uncharacterized protein LOC121977081 isoform X2: MKKQLPDSIGGKMARDLDLNSLPVEWYLLEGTSAAFEPYHTAGQQQESSAQPISIIDVEGIQDENLTLSSSGGFPMGTHHTKGKQPVTVIIDVDLELNLSRSGFFPLMEQVARSSFNAHKRPLISSPSRKIMAEEQVARSSFNAHKRPLIRSPSRKSIDCDAYIDLEEGHGTKRKISPEPNLVKVLEKPFTCPICMEELIEAASTICGHIFCMACTKLSIRTQKKCPSCRRKLNMKNFHRVYLPN, encoded by the exons AGAAACAGTTGCCGGATAGTATTGGAGGCAAGATGGCTCGGGATCTAGACCTTAACTCTCTTCCTGTAGAGTGGTATCTCTTGGAGGGGACTTCTGCTGCTTTTGAACCCTATCATACTGCTGGACAGCAACAAGAATCTTCTGCCCAACCAATTTCTATCATTGATGTAGAAGGGATACAGGACGAAAATCTTACTCTTTCATCCTCAGGAGGCTTTCCCATG GGGACACATCATACCAAAGGGAAACAGCCAGTGACAGTGATCATAGATGTTGATCTGGAGTTGAATCTGAGCAGATCAG GTTTCTTTCCTCTGATGGAACAAGTTGCACGCTCATCATTTAATGCTCACAAGAGACCACTTATCAGTTCACCTAGCAGGAAAA TCATGGCAGAGGAACAAGTTGCGCGCTCATCATTTAATGCTCACAAGAGACCACTTATCCGTTCACCTAGCAGGAAAAGTATCGATTGTGATGCGTATATTGATTTGGAAGAAGGGCATGGCACTAAG AGGAAGATATCCCCTGAGCCCAATCTGGTGAAAGTATTGGAAAAGCCCTTCACCTGCCCGATCTGCATGGAGGAGTTGATCGAAGCGGCATCAACTATTTGCGGGCATATTTTTTGTATGGCCTGCACCAAGCTCTCTATCCGGACACAGAAAAAATGCCCAAGTTGCAGGAGGAAACTTAACATGAAAAATTTCCACCGTGTTTATCTTCCTAATTAG
- the LOC121977081 gene encoding uncharacterized protein LOC121977081 isoform X1 yields MKKQLPDSIGGKMARDLDLNSLPVEWYLLEGTSAAFEPYHTAGQQQESSAQPISIIDVEGIQDENLTLSSSGGFPMGTHHTKGKQPVTVIIDVDLELNLSRSGFFPLMEQVARSSFNAHKRPLISSPSRKSFFPLMPTYFSVMAEEQVARSSFNAHKRPLIRSPSRKSIDCDAYIDLEEGHGTKRKISPEPNLVKVLEKPFTCPICMEELIEAASTICGHIFCMACTKLSIRTQKKCPSCRRKLNMKNFHRVYLPN; encoded by the exons AGAAACAGTTGCCGGATAGTATTGGAGGCAAGATGGCTCGGGATCTAGACCTTAACTCTCTTCCTGTAGAGTGGTATCTCTTGGAGGGGACTTCTGCTGCTTTTGAACCCTATCATACTGCTGGACAGCAACAAGAATCTTCTGCCCAACCAATTTCTATCATTGATGTAGAAGGGATACAGGACGAAAATCTTACTCTTTCATCCTCAGGAGGCTTTCCCATG GGGACACATCATACCAAAGGGAAACAGCCAGTGACAGTGATCATAGATGTTGATCTGGAGTTGAATCTGAGCAGATCAG GTTTCTTTCCTCTGATGGAACAAGTTGCACGCTCATCATTTAATGCTCACAAGAGACCACTTATCAGTTCACCTAGCAGGAAAA gtttctttcctttgatgCCCACCTATTTTTCAGTCATGGCAGAGGAACAAGTTGCGCGCTCATCATTTAATGCTCACAAGAGACCACTTATCCGTTCACCTAGCAGGAAAAGTATCGATTGTGATGCGTATATTGATTTGGAAGAAGGGCATGGCACTAAG AGGAAGATATCCCCTGAGCCCAATCTGGTGAAAGTATTGGAAAAGCCCTTCACCTGCCCGATCTGCATGGAGGAGTTGATCGAAGCGGCATCAACTATTTGCGGGCATATTTTTTGTATGGCCTGCACCAAGCTCTCTATCCGGACACAGAAAAAATGCCCAAGTTGCAGGAGGAAACTTAACATGAAAAATTTCCACCGTGTTTATCTTCCTAATTAG
- the LOC121977081 gene encoding E3 ubiquitin-protein ligase RNF4-like isoform X4, translating into MKKQLPDSIGGKMARDLDLNSLPVEWYLLEGTSAAFEPYHTAGQQQESSAQPISIIDVEGIQDENLTLSSSGGFPMGTHHTKGKQPVTVIIDVDLELNLSRSVMAEEQVARSSFNAHKRPLIRSPSRKSIDCDAYIDLEEGHGTKRKISPEPNLVKVLEKPFTCPICMEELIEAASTICGHIFCMACTKLSIRTQKKCPSCRRKLNMKNFHRVYLPN; encoded by the exons AGAAACAGTTGCCGGATAGTATTGGAGGCAAGATGGCTCGGGATCTAGACCTTAACTCTCTTCCTGTAGAGTGGTATCTCTTGGAGGGGACTTCTGCTGCTTTTGAACCCTATCATACTGCTGGACAGCAACAAGAATCTTCTGCCCAACCAATTTCTATCATTGATGTAGAAGGGATACAGGACGAAAATCTTACTCTTTCATCCTCAGGAGGCTTTCCCATG GGGACACATCATACCAAAGGGAAACAGCCAGTGACAGTGATCATAGATGTTGATCTGGAGTTGAATCTGAGCAGATCAG TCATGGCAGAGGAACAAGTTGCGCGCTCATCATTTAATGCTCACAAGAGACCACTTATCCGTTCACCTAGCAGGAAAAGTATCGATTGTGATGCGTATATTGATTTGGAAGAAGGGCATGGCACTAAG AGGAAGATATCCCCTGAGCCCAATCTGGTGAAAGTATTGGAAAAGCCCTTCACCTGCCCGATCTGCATGGAGGAGTTGATCGAAGCGGCATCAACTATTTGCGGGCATATTTTTTGTATGGCCTGCACCAAGCTCTCTATCCGGACACAGAAAAAATGCCCAAGTTGCAGGAGGAAACTTAACATGAAAAATTTCCACCGTGTTTATCTTCCTAATTAG
- the LOC121977081 gene encoding uncharacterized protein LOC121977081 isoform X5 codes for MKKQLPDSIGGKMARDLDLNSLPVEWYLLEGTSAAFEPYHTAGQQQESSAQPISIIDVEGIQDENLTLSSSGGFPMGTHHTKGKQPVTVIIDVDLELNLSRSGFFPLMEQVARSSFNAHKRPLISSPSRKSFFPLMPTYFSVMAEEQVARSSFNAHKRPLIRSPSRKSIDCDAYIDLEEGHGTKVIILDEPYSEM; via the exons AGAAACAGTTGCCGGATAGTATTGGAGGCAAGATGGCTCGGGATCTAGACCTTAACTCTCTTCCTGTAGAGTGGTATCTCTTGGAGGGGACTTCTGCTGCTTTTGAACCCTATCATACTGCTGGACAGCAACAAGAATCTTCTGCCCAACCAATTTCTATCATTGATGTAGAAGGGATACAGGACGAAAATCTTACTCTTTCATCCTCAGGAGGCTTTCCCATG GGGACACATCATACCAAAGGGAAACAGCCAGTGACAGTGATCATAGATGTTGATCTGGAGTTGAATCTGAGCAGATCAG GTTTCTTTCCTCTGATGGAACAAGTTGCACGCTCATCATTTAATGCTCACAAGAGACCACTTATCAGTTCACCTAGCAGGAAAA gtttctttcctttgatgCCCACCTATTTTTCAGTCATGGCAGAGGAACAAGTTGCGCGCTCATCATTTAATGCTCACAAGAGACCACTTATCCGTTCACCTAGCAGGAAAAGTATCGATTGTGATGCGTATATTGATTTGGAAGAAGGGCATGGCACTAAG GTCATCATATTGGATGAACCTTATTCTGAAATGTGA